The segment GGTGGAGCAGGGGGACGCCGTATGGGAGCGGCTCGATGACTGCCCCTGACCGCCCCGCCCCACGACCCACCGGGCCCCGCCGCGAGTCCGACGCCGGTGTCGGCTCGGAGGTGGCGTTGCGCGTCCGCGGCCTGGGGAAGCGCTTCGGCGGGGTGCACGCCGTGGCGGGGATCGACCTCGACGTGACCCGTGGCGAACGCGTCTCCGTCATCGGGCCGAACGGGGCGGGCAAGTCCACTCTGTTCAACCTGGTCGCCGGCGAGGTGCGTCCCAGCGCCGGGCGGGTGGAGATGTTCGGTGAGGACGTGACCGGGCACAGCGTGCAGGCGCGCGCCCGGCGCGGCCTCGCCCGCACCTTCCAGACGTCCCGCCTGTTCGCGGGCCTCACCGTCAGCGACAACCTCTATCTCGCGCTCTCCGGCCGACCGGGCGGCGTCGGACGCCTGCGGGCCTCGGATCGCGACACGGCTCGCCGCCGCCGGGCCACCCGACTCGCCGACGACGCGGGGCTGGTCGAAGCCCTGCACACCGTCGTGGGCGAGCTGTCCCACGGTGAGCAGCGGCAACTGGAGCTGGCGATGGCGCTGGCGACGGACCCCTCACTCCTCATGCTCGACGAACCAGCCGCTGGTCTCTCCCCCACCGAACGCCGCACCCTCACCTCCACCCTGCGGCGGTTGAGCCCACGGGTGACGCTGCTCCTGATCGAACACGACATGGACATCGCGCTGGTCATCGGAGACCGCGTCGTCGTCCTGGCCGACGGCGAACCGC is part of the Spiractinospora alimapuensis genome and harbors:
- a CDS encoding ABC transporter ATP-binding protein codes for the protein MTAPDRPAPRPTGPRRESDAGVGSEVALRVRGLGKRFGGVHAVAGIDLDVTRGERVSVIGPNGAGKSTLFNLVAGEVRPSAGRVEMFGEDVTGHSVQARARRGLARTFQTSRLFAGLTVSDNLYLALSGRPGGVGRLRASDRDTARRRRATRLADDAGLVEALHTVVGELSHGEQRQLELAMALATDPSLLMLDEPAAGLSPTERRTLTSTLRRLSPRVTLLLIEHDMDIALVIGDRVVVLADGEPLLEGTADEVRSSETVRRVYLGAGSVTAADTPVPPTDPND